In Uranotaenia lowii strain MFRU-FL chromosome 2, ASM2978415v1, whole genome shotgun sequence, one genomic interval encodes:
- the LOC129748326 gene encoding uncharacterized protein LOC129748326, producing MMDINHLEDDELTFELALRGVRPNLIVHRSVKLKNLKTILDKEAKEKNIPTSSTNVMSDVDNIYNCQAKISPIVHLVETAIRQKLYSDLKKYRSRLLHYRFRLTLITDSMITANANKTISKLEAALTRIEDCLQQQQQQPANVGGRPGDQDILPTEKETLDRLKHSNLQSSIKEVVQQHVLLGQQHNNDRAEQQRNLVLQDQQEREQQGNLPQQREQQELIQQQFQQLQEPQQWDRQPWTQQQQPTTPAPLNSSQHPLQADQTLHAQFQNLIRQQQEQIQQFAQLQVQYGQLQQSLEEEKQRRFQLEHEISIQRQGTYQNYYAHDAVRREPFEPYANGLTSPLNAHAAQQSRTAENGHPSRFSQPLHRWKIEEYGGENNIQKLGEFLNQIKMYAETEGMDDTTLLRSVKQLLKGRAFEWYTRTYRYIHTWEAFKLEIKKEFLPPYYSEIFKQDLYLRFQGANESFTSFYRDLLSIFEIIEPPMPESEKLFIIKSHLNTEFVPIAAASQVTTVQQLVKVCKDFEVSRSYAMKNRPSAMYRPPWNKPFQPQNTRITGNNSPAQQLPYRNIGRQQVNMLENNVIEQESELEREEYQERELTQLETAMNAEEEMLTITENINALHLRQGPFNRNPRYSEDSTNTNGQKTKITLTCWQCETPGHTYLMCQNPRTFVFCFTCGRKGCTTRNCQSCQARWRQLAPENQQSFSGNGKRESL from the coding sequence ATGATGGACATCAACCACTTGGAAGATGATGAGCTTACTTTTGAGCTGGCACTGCGTGGAGTGAGGCCAAATTTAATTGTACACCGATCAGTGAAACTTAAAAACCTGAAAACGATTCTCGACAAAGAAGCCAAGGAGAAGAACATCCCAACATCTTCAACGAATGTGATGTCAGATGTAGATAATATCTACAACTGCCAAGCAAAAATATCACCTATAGTTCACTTGGTAGAAACAGCTATTCGACAAAAATTATATTCCGACCTGAAAAAGTATCGCTCACGTTTGCTGCATTACCGCTTTCGTTTGACATTGATAACTGACTCAATGATAACGGCGAACgctaacaaaacaatttcaaaactagAGGCAGCATTGACTAGGATAGAAGACTgcttacaacaacaacaacaacaacctgcCAACGTAGGAGGGCGGCCAGGAGATCAGGATATCCTGCCCACGGAGAAGGAAACGTTAGATAGACTTAAACATTCAAATTTGCAGTCGAGCATAAAGGAGGTGGTGCAGCAACATGTACTGCTGGGCCAGCAACATAACAACGATCGAGCGGAGCAACAAAGGAATCTAGTGCTACAGGATCAACAGGAACGGGAACAGCAAGGAAACCTCCCGCAGCAGCGAGAACAACAAGAACTAATCCAACAACAATTTCAACAACTGCAAGAGCCGCAACAATGGGATCGTCAACCGTGGACACAACAGCAACAACCGACCACACCGGCACCTTTGAATTCGTCGCAACATCCCCTGCAAGCGGACCAAACTTTACAcgcacaatttcaaaatttaatacgtCAGCAACAAGAGCAAATACAACAGTTTGCCCAATTACAAGTGCAGTATGGACAACTTCAACAAAGCTTGGAAGAAGAGAAGCAAAGACGTTTCCAGCTCGAGCATGAAATTTCGATCCAAAGGCAAGGTACATATCAAAATTACTACGCCCACGATGCTGTAAGGAGAGAACCTTTTGAGCCGTATGCTAACGGATTAACATCGCCGCTTAACGCGCATGCTGCCCAACAAAGCAGAACGGCAGAAAATGGTCACCCAAGCAGATTTTCCCAACCCCTACATAGATGGAAAATAGAAGAGTACGGAGGAGAAAACAACATCCAGAAGCTAGGCGAATTTCTTAACCAGATCAAAATGTACGCGGAAACCGAAGGCATGGATGACACCACGCTGCTGCGATCAGTTAAGCAACTGCTCAAAGGTCGTGCATTCGAGTGGTACACCAGGACGTATCGCTATATCCACACATGGGAAGCATTCaaattggaaatcaaaaaagaatttctgcCACCATATTATTCGGAGATTTTCAAACAAGATTTGTACCTAAGATTCCAAGGAGCAAACGAATCGTTCACATCTTTCTACAGAGAtttgttatcaatttttgaaatcatcgAGCCTCCGATGCCAGAATCTGAGAAGCTGTTCATCATAAAATCCCATCTTAACACCGAATTTGTGCCAATAGCAGCAGCGTCTCAGGTCACAACGGTGCAGCAACTAGTGAAAGTCTGTAAAGACTTTGAAGTATCCCGATCGTATGCCATGAAGAACCGCCCATCAGCAATGTATCGTCCACCGTGGAACAAGCCATTCCAACCTCAAAATACTAGGATAACCGGGAACAACTCGCCTGCTCAACAACTGCCATATCGAAACATTGGTCGACAACAAGTCAATATGTTAGAGAACAACGTCATAGAACAGGAATCGGAGTTAGAACGAGAAGAATATCAGGAAAGAGAACTAACGCAACTAGAAACAGCAATGAATGCAGAGGAAGAGATGCTGACGATAACTGAGAACATCAACGCTCTACACTTGAGGCAAGGACCATTCAACAGAAACCCAAGATACTCAGAGGACTCGACAAATACAAATGGTCAGAAAACGAAGATAACACTCACATGCTGGCAGTGCGAAACACCAGGACATACCTACCTCATGTGCCAAAACCCGAGAACATTCGTATTCTGTTTCACCTGTGGCCGAAAGGGTTGCACTACAAGGAACTGTCAGAGTTGTCAAGCAAGATGGAGGCAACTAGCACCAGAAAATCAACAGAGTTTTTCGGGAAACGGGAAAAGGGAGAGCCTTTAG